The proteins below are encoded in one region of Mauremys reevesii isolate NIE-2019 linkage group 15, ASM1616193v1, whole genome shotgun sequence:
- the MAP2K6 gene encoding dual specificity mitogen-activated protein kinase kinase 6 isoform X4, with translation MRHMPSAQIMAVKRIRATVNSQEQKRLLMDLDISMRTVDCHFTVTFYGALFREGDVWICMELMDTSLDKFYKHVIDKGLTIPEDILGKIAVSIVKALEHLHSKLSVIHRDVKPSNVLINTLGQVKMCDFGISGYLVDSVAKTMDAGCKPYMAPERINPELNQKGYSVKSDIWSLGITMIELAILRFPYDSWGTPFQQLKQVVEEPSPQLPADKFSAEFVDFTSQCLKKNSKERPTYPELMQHPFFTQHESKETDVASFVKHILGD, from the exons ATGCGGCACATGCCTAGCGCACAGATCATGGCGGTGAAG CGGATCCGAGCCACAGTGAATAGCCAGGAGCAGAAGAGGTTACTGATGGACTTGGACATCTCCATGAGGACGGTAGACTGCCACTTCACAGTCACTTTCTATGGTGCACTCTTTCGAGAG GGAGATGTGTGGATTTGCATGGAGCTGATGGATACCTCATTGGACAAATTCTACAAACACGTCATTGACAAAGGCTTGACGATTCCTGAAGACATCTTAGGGAAAATAGCCGTCTCT ATTGTAAAAGCACTAGAACATCTACATAGTAAGCTCTCCGTAATTCACAGAG ATGTAAAGCCCTCTAATGTGTTGATCAATACACTGGGGCAGGTGAAAATGTGCGATTTTGGAATTAGCGGTTACCTCGTTGACTCTGTTGCTAAAACCATGGATGCAGGATGCAAGCCCTACATGGCT CCTGAAAGAATCAACCCCGAGCTAAACCAGAAGGGATACAGCGTCAAATCGGATATCTGGAGTCTGGGAATCACCATG atCGAGCTGGCGATCCTGCGGTTTCCGTATGACTCCTGGGGGACGCCGTTCCAGCAGCTCAAACAGGTGGTGGAGGAGCCGTCGCCGCAGCTTCCGGCGGACAAGTTCTCAGCAGAGTTTGTTGATTTTACCTCACAGTG CTTGAAGAAGAATTCCAAAGAACGGCCAACATACCCAGAGCTTATG